The Bacillota bacterium genome includes the window CTGCGCAGGGCGTTGCCGGACATGGAACCGCGGATCATGCAGTTCACGCTGAACCACCTTAAAAGGGACGGTCTGGTTAATTTTCTACCCGGGCACGATAAGCCCCTAGGCATAACATTAACCCCTTCCGGCATGGCGTACTTCGAGAAGGAAAAGCGACACCAAAGCACGGTGCCCGCTCAGGAAGATTCCAGGGCGACAGGTTTCGAACGCGGGATGAACGCCTTGCGGGGGTTGTTGAACGGCCGTAAATAATATCTATTTCTTTTAATTAAAGAAAGGACTTTTGTGTGAACTGAAGACAAACCCGCCGGAATCCCAACCGGCGGGATTTTACATCTAGGCCGGAGGGCGCCCCAGTCCCTCGGGCTTTAAAGCTTTGTAACGCGGTGAATTCCTCCGACCTTTTATTGCAGAACTATTCCTCCTTGTCATGCCAGTTCTCATTGCAGCCGTGCGGGCATTTCCAGTAACCACGCGGGTACCTGCCGCCGCTCAACAGATTCGGCGACCATACTGCGCCACAGTGTTTGCACTTGAAATGGCTGCCGTACCTATCGACTGCTTCGACTCCCCGCTTTTCCAATTGCTTATTACTGAAGGACATGGTTTCACCTCCCCTTTTTTAATTATCCCGCTAAGCCATGTAAATAATGCCGGGAATAGCAGGGGGTTTGTCTGAAGTTTGCCTTTTAACGTGAAGGAAACCAGACCCGCGCCGATGTGAGCGCCTTTTTAAGCAGCGAACAAGTACAAACTTAAGAAAAGTACTATAAATCTTCTCTTGACAAATCACCCGGGTGTTTGACAATAAAGGAGCGCATACTCCTCCGTCATCCGGTCACAATCACCCGGTAAACAGAATATTCTAGTTTTAAAGAATTAAGACAGGGGTGAACCCGGTGCAAACCACTCATGAGTTTATTAAGAAAATGGCGCATGCCGCCCAAGATTGTCACAGGCGAACCGGAATATTCGCGAGTTTAATCATCGCTCAGGCAGCGCTGTAATGCGGCTGGGGCAAGACAATTCCGACCGAGAAAAAGACGGGGCGCTGCAGCTGCAACCTGTTTGGGATTAAGGGGGAGGGGCCCGCAGGGTGCATAGAAATTCCTCATCCGGAGTTCGAAAACGGCAAAGAAGTATGGCACATGGCGAAGTTCCGCTGCTATCAAAATTATAAAGAGTCGACAAGGGATTACGAGAAGATGTTGATGCAGGACTTTACAAACCTGTAAGGGAGGCCCGTACCGCCCATGAAGCCGCTCACTGTCTTTATCGCTGCGGTTTTGCCACCGACCCGGAGTATGCAGAGAAACTGATATACATAATCAATAAGTACAACCTTTGTGAATTCGATAATGACTAACCGAGAGATGGCTCGCGCTTTCCCGCTGGAGACAGAGCGTGCCGTGCAAGAACCTGATGGACAACTCATTAAGAGGGTGTTAACATCGGCAGGCCGAGCCTCTCAAGCCTTTTCCCGGAAAGACTACGTCGGCATTACCATTAAAGGCGGCTGGTTAAGCCATCCCTTGGCCTTCCCGTAAAGTACGAATTTATTATGTATTTTTATTTCTTCCAGCAAAAGGTTGATGAAGGTCTCCGCCAGCTTGTCATTTTTCGGTGCGTCGATAACGGGCCGCATATGCATGTCAATAGCCGCTTGAATTCCCTGCAGGATCATCCTGTACAAGAACTTGTCGGTGAGATTTTCGGGGTCTATTCTGGTCTTCATTCCCAACGGGGGCCTTTTGGGCAAAAGAATTTCTTGTTGGGCGGCAAGTCCCTCCAGCAAGGCGATTTGCTTTTGCAGTAATTTTAGGCCTTGCTCCAAGACCAATACAAAGTCGGGATCGTGGCTTAAGGAGAGGAATAACGTGGTCAGCTGCATCTGGTCGTACCTGTGGCTTAAGAAATCCCAGAGTTGGAAGGCTTCGCCCAGGGATATCTCTTCCCGATCAACGGGTTTAGACGTCTTGAAAGACGGCGGCGGATCCTGATAACCTTTCAGTTTGCCGTACTTTTGCAGTTGATTGTGGAAGCCGATCCCCTTGATTGCAAACGCTTCGAAGTTCTCCCGGATGCTGTCGTTGGTGGTACTGGTGCGGATCGAGTATCCGAGCATGATCAGGTCATACTTGGTCAATTGGAAGGCCTGGTTATACACAAGATAATCTGTTATTACATCCATTCGAGACGCGGTCTTTGCTTCCACAGACGGCCTCGCCGGCAACCTGACTACATGTTTTGCGGCTTGGCTTTCCAGGACTATTTTCTGCTCATTAAATAGGTCTACCAAGCTGTTAACCACAATCGCCAGATCCCGGTCGTGGACGAAGTTCCTCATTATTTGGAAGGTCTCAATGTAATAGTACCTTAGGGAGACAATCACCCAAATATTGTACCCTTCGCTAACGTCGATAACGTCACGACCGGAGGAGTTTCGCTTGAAGATTGAAATCATTATATTCCCAACTCCTTTTTATGCTTTTCGCTGGAGGTTATTTATACAAGGACAGCGGATTCACGAAATGACGCAAGGAGCAGTAAATCAGCGTATTAAGGCCCTATTTGAACCAATTATCGCAGTAGTCGTCCGGTGGCTGAAAGCACGGAGTGGGTTCAATAATTATAGGTTAACCGTTTTTTAATCCTTATGAACATCCAATTTTAGGTAAAGATGCTTTTGGCATAAGGAAAAAGGTTTGTAGCAAAGGTCAATATATGTAATAGTGGGTATTTTGGAGTTAGGCTACAGTAGGGAGGGGTGAGGGAGTTGCGGCTACCAAAAGAAAACCCCAGAACACTGATGGTTACTGGGTTTTTATCTGGTGGACCTGGGGGGAATTGAACCCCCGGCCTCTTGAATGCGAGTCAAGCGCTCTCCCCCTGAGCTACAGGCCCACTGGCGAAAACTATTTTAGCACGTGAGACGGCTAAAAGCAAGCATCAAAGAGACATGGCCGCATGAAGCATAAAAAACCCGCGGTCTATACCGCGGGATAATCAAATGGAGGAATAATCAGGCCGGTTTAAGAGATCTTCTGAATGGTGACTTCCTGGCGCTGGCGTCTGGCCAGCGCTTCTTCGGCATAGTCGCTGGCAATTAGATAGAGGTTCACCCATAGCTCATGTTCATTGTTTTTACCTTCAAGCTCTTTGGAGAGTTCCCGGAATTTCTTGAAAATACGGTCCTTGAAGCAGGAGAATTCAGCCAGTATTTCGATGATGTCGCGCTGAGAGTATGTTGCGCCTTCACGAAGGGCTTTCACCATTAAATACCACCCCCTTTACGCCTGATATTACCACCTATGGTTCGTTTTGGGAACGGGTTTGTTTTGTCGAAGGGCGCTTCTTAAGGCGCGCCGTAAAAACATAAATAAAAAGGCCCTTTGAGGGCCCTTTTATGTCTTTATTAAAGACGGTATTCTGATGAAATCTTAGGTATCCTGTCTGAAACCGTAAACTCCTGCGTAAGGTGAGATGCCAATGTTTTGAGCCTGCCCCGGACGATCTGAATCCGGCCACGGACGGTTTGCGTATAATCCACCGTGTACGTTGCTCGCGGTAGCGCCGGGTGTCGTAAAATTCAGGTTGAAGGTGGGAGGCAGTCCCTCCGAGCTTCGTGCAGTCAAGCCGGTGTATGGAGTATTAGCTATGTTCGGAGTGAAAGTGTTGTAAGGCATGCCGGCGCTTGAGCTATAGCCGGTGTAAGGAAGGTTCTGCGAGGTGGAAGCAAAGCCCGTATAAGGTGTGTTCACCCCGGCGGTGTAGCCCGCCGCCCCGAGTTGACCCGCACCGACACCGGTATAACCGGTTGTGGCGAACTGCCCGACACCCGTTCCGAAAGAAGGAATTGCGGCGCCAATCTGCTGAGTTGCCGCGGAAACCGCGCTTACATCGTTTTGCAGGTTCATGCAAATCTGATAAACGCGCTGGAGATTCTGACTGTTCTGGCCCTCTTGCTGGCTGATGCGCGCGAGCTGCGACTGAGTCTGCTGCTCGACCTGCTGGAGCTGCGCGGTCACCTGACAGACATTGTTAAGATCCTGATGCAGACGGTTCAAATGGCTTTGTATCTGCTGAAATCCGTACATCCTTTTACCCCCTTTTTTATCTATTATGAACTCTGGGGTAAAACTTAATTAGTGGGAATTAATTCTTTATAATATGCTAACATCATCTTGCACGTACTAGTTTGTGGAGGTCGTAAGTCCCTATGGAGTAAAGGGACAAACCCTTTAAATCGGAAGAGCAGGCGGCGATGTGTGCGCCGTAGTTGATGCTGATGAAAGGAAGGTCTCTCGCGGTAATTTCCTGAACCTGACGGTAAATCTTTGCTCGCATGTCAGAGTCGGGTATTTGACGGGCGCGGGTCAAAAGGATGTCAAGAACGGGATTGTCATAGCGGGTTGTATTGAACCCGCTTTTGATTTGTGAACGTGCAAGAAGGGAATAAAGAAAATTGTCCGGATCGCCGTTATCGCTTACCCATCCGTAGAGAAAGAAGTCGCCCTCACCGCGCGAAATGGCTGCCTTTAAATCATCCCATTGATAACAACGGATGCCCACTTTAAGACCGGCGGATTGGAGCTGGCGCCGTACTTCTTCGGCAAAGGCGGATCCGCCGGCGGGGTTGTAAGGTCTGGTTCCGGAGTATGACAGAAGGGTGAATTCTCTGCCCGTTAGACCCTGTTTGTTGAATAGAACGGATATCTTTTGTTTGTCCGCCGGCGTTATAGCGTCCCGCGGGCTGTTCCCGAAAACAACCGGCGGGAGCGGTCCTCCCGCATCCGGAAGCAGACCGTTAAAAAGCGTGCGACAGATCAGACGACGGTCGATGGCCATAGATACCAACCGGCGGGCGTCGGGATTGTCAAACGGGCGTTTATCAGTATAAAATCCAAGATAGCCGAGGCTGGCCGCGGTCGATCTGATTATGCGCTCGGGCGCGAGATCGTTGGCGGAAACCGGGCTTATGCCGAGCGCGATAACCCCTTTCCTACTGTGCAGGATCCGAAGCCTTTTTGAAACGTCCGGAACTGAAATGATACGTATGTTTTGGATCTCCGGTAAACGGTCCCAATAAGTTGGGACGGACTTTAGAATGATTTCCCCCGGTTTATTGGAAGCTATTCGATAGGGCCCGGTACCCGACGGAGGATTGCCGGGAAGGATCAACGCTCCCTGCGGAAGGGCCAGGTTGCGCAGAAAAGGCGTATACGGATATCTAAGGCGAAAGGCAACGTGCCGGGAATCGATAACGGTAACCTTCTCGATCATACAAAAAAGAAGATTCGCGTTCGGCGATTTACCTGCTGCGATCATCTTTTCCGAGAAAATGGACCTAACCAGACCGGGGTTAAGGGGAGTTCCGTCGTGGAAGCGGACCCCTGAGCGAAGGGTGAAGGTCCAGGTGCGGCCGTCCTGGGAAAGATCCCAACCGGTTGCAAGGCAGGGCATGACTTCGCAGTTTCCCGGCTTAAAGCGGACGAGCCCCTCGCAGACGTTAGGAAGATAACCGGTTGTTTCCGGGACGGAGTCGTTAATCGGATAGGACGGATCGGCTATTCCGGGTGCGGCGATTAAGACATGTCCGTCGTCCCTGAAGCTGCCGGGGAATACGCTAACCGTTATGGCTATTAACAGGAACGTAAAAAATATGGGCCGGCAGAATGTTCTCTTACGCATAGAACCTCCGGAGTAGAAAGATGATAACATATTCTGGAAGACGGCGGTTCAATCCTCTGACCATTAACGAATTTGCGGAGTATTTTGGAAGTGACGTTTAAAAAGGTTTATTTCTGCGGGTGTATTATGTATAATTATGACCGTTGTAAAGTTCGCAAGAAGTGAGGGGAGACTGTGCTGCCAACACCGAAAAAGTACTTTGTAACCGCTGCCGCAGCCGAGGGTATAACGCGGTTAAACGCCTTTGATAACGCGCTCCTTGCCGCGCGTATAGGCAACGTGAACATCATCCGGGTATCGAGTATACTCCCACCAGGCACGAAATACGATCCCGGCCTGATCCTCCCGCCGGGATCACTTGTTCCTACGGCTTACGGATCGATCACCAGCGAGACGCCGGGAGAGTTGATCGCCGCCGCTGTGGGAGTGGGGATTTCGAGTGAAAGCTTCGGTGTAATAATGGAGTTTTCCGGGAAATGCGACGAGAAGACGGCGCGGGCAAGAGTTGATGAGATGATCAGAGAGGCTTTCGCCCGAAGAGGTATGGAAGTCAAGGAGATTAAAACAGCGGCGGTGCAGCATACCGTCGAGAGGATAGGATGCGTTTTGGCGGCTGTTCCGCTCTGGTATTAGCCGCGTTATTGTAAGGAGGTATTTTCGGTGGAACTCTGGTATACGGAAAACCAAAACAGTAATTTGCGTTTGAGCTGCCTGGTTACAAGAACATTGCACGTTGAGGAAACGTCTTATCAGCACCTGGCGGTGTTGGAGACACCGGGATTCGGACGGGTTCTTTTGCTTGACGGAATCGTGCAGACCACGGTTTGGGACGAATACATCTATCACGAGATGATCGCGCATGTGCCCTTGAACACGCACCGGGACCCGAAAAGGGTTCTGGTCATCGGAGGCGGGGACGGAGGAACGGCGCGGGAAACGGTACGGCACCCGAAAGTGGAAAAAACGGTAATGGTGGAGATTGACGAGCGGGTTGTGGCGGCGTCGCGCGAGTATTTGCCCGAACTGAGCGCCGGCTTCGGTGACCCTAAACTTGAACTGCGTATTGACGACGGGATTAAACACGTTGCGGAATGTAAAGGTGAGTACGATGTGGCCGTCATCGATTCAACGGATCCCATAGGACCGGCCGTGGGGCTGTTCAGCAGGGACTTTTACGAAAAGTTGGCCGGGGCGCTGAAGGACGACGGCCTGTTTGTCGCCCAGACAGAGTCTCCGCTTTTCAACCTGGACTTTATTGAACGCATCTATAATGACCTTAAGGGAATATATCCCATAGTACGCACCTATCTGGCAGTGGTGCCTTCATACCCGGGTGGGCTCTGGAGTTTTACCATGGGATCAAAGAAGTACGATCCGCTTACGGTGGATTTGGATAAAATACCGGGGCTTTCGTACCGATATTATAACCGTGAAATACATAGGGCGTCGTTTGCTCTGCCGCAGTTCTTAAAGGAAAAACTGAGTAAGATGTAGAATGTTTGTGGCATGTTTAAGGAAATCGGACGGGAAGAAGCCTTTTTGGGGGCGACTGCCGGCTACGAGGGGTCCCGGGTTGTGCTTGTCGGCGCCGGGCTTGACGCCACCGTATGTTTTAGACCGGGAACCCGTGAGGGTCCGCGGGCAATTCGCTATTATTCAAGGTGCCTGGAGGAATACAGCCTACGTCAGGACCGGGACCTGCGCGAAGCATCTTTCTGTGACCTCGGTGATGTAAATCTGCCTTTTGGAGACGTTCATAACGCACTTTTAAGGATCGAACAGGCGGCGTCAAAGATTGTATCGGAAGAAAAAATTCCGGTGTTCATCGGCGGAGAACACCTTGTCACGCTTCCTCTGATTAAAGCGGTTTGTCAAAGGTACCGGGATATAGTGGTG containing:
- a CDS encoding ABC transporter substrate-binding protein, with protein sequence MRKRTFCRPIFFTFLLIAITVSVFPGSFRDDGHVLIAAPGIADPSYPINDSVPETTGYLPNVCEGLVRFKPGNCEVMPCLATGWDLSQDGRTWTFTLRSGVRFHDGTPLNPGLVRSIFSEKMIAAGKSPNANLLFCMIEKVTVIDSRHVAFRLRYPYTPFLRNLALPQGALILPGNPPSGTGPYRIASNKPGEIILKSVPTYWDRLPEIQNIRIISVPDVSKRLRILHSRKGVIALGISPVSANDLAPERIIRSTAASLGYLGFYTDKRPFDNPDARRLVSMAIDRRLICRTLFNGLLPDAGGPLPPVVFGNSPRDAITPADKQKISVLFNKQGLTGREFTLLSYSGTRPYNPAGGSAFAEEVRRQLQSAGLKVGIRCYQWDDLKAAISRGEGDFFLYGWVSDNGDPDNFLYSLLARSQIKSGFNTTRYDNPVLDILLTRARQIPDSDMRAKIYRQVQEITARDLPFISINYGAHIAACSSDLKGLSLYSIGTYDLHKLVRAR
- the speE gene encoding polyamine aminopropyltransferase; translation: MELWYTENQNSNLRLSCLVTRTLHVEETSYQHLAVLETPGFGRVLLLDGIVQTTVWDEYIYHEMIAHVPLNTHRDPKRVLVIGGGDGGTARETVRHPKVEKTVMVEIDERVVAASREYLPELSAGFGDPKLELRIDDGIKHVAECKGEYDVAVIDSTDPIGPAVGLFSRDFYEKLAGALKDDGLFVAQTESPLFNLDFIERIYNDLKGIYPIVRTYLAVVPSYPGGLWSFTMGSKKYDPLTVDLDKIPGLSYRYYNREIHRASFALPQFLKEKLSKM
- a CDS encoding DUF3231 family protein, with the translated sequence MISIFKRNSSGRDVIDVSEGYNIWVIVSLRYYYIETFQIMRNFVHDRDLAIVVNSLVDLFNEQKIVLESQAAKHVVRLPARPSVEAKTASRMDVITDYLVYNQAFQLTKYDLIMLGYSIRTSTTNDSIRENFEAFAIKGIGFHNQLQKYGKLKGYQDPPPSFKTSKPVDREEISLGEAFQLWDFLSHRYDQMQLTTLFLSLSHDPDFVLVLEQGLKLLQKQIALLEGLAAQQEILLPKRPPLGMKTRIDPENLTDKFLYRMILQGIQAAIDMHMRPVIDAPKNDKLAETFINLLLEEIKIHNKFVLYGKAKGWLNQPPLMVMPT
- a CDS encoding arginine decarboxylase, pyruvoyl-dependent, with the protein product MLPTPKKYFVTAAAAEGITRLNAFDNALLAARIGNVNIIRVSSILPPGTKYDPGLILPPGSLVPTAYGSITSETPGELIAAAVGVGISSESFGVIMEFSGKCDEKTARARVDEMIREAFARRGMEVKEIKTAAVQHTVERIGCVLAAVPLWY